CGTCGGTGCTTGGCGCAATCGTGCTGCTCATCCTCTACGGCCTGATCAAGCGCAAGAGCTGATTCGGAGCAGTGCGGAAGACTGATGCCGCGCAAACCCCGAGCCAAGCATCATGTCTACGTGGTCGAACTCGACGATCGCGTCTGGAACCATGGCCGTTTCCGGCGGGCCAACCCCGGCTATCTGCTCGGCAAGCCGTTCGTCTATGTCGGAATGACCGGGCTCGACCCCGACGTCCGGTTCGACAAGCACAAGGCCGGCATCCAGGCCAACAGCTTCGTGCGGGAGTTCGGCCTTCGGCTGCTGCCCGCCCTCTATGAACGCTACAACCCGATGAGCTACGAGGATGCGCGATCGATGGAGGTCGAACTCGGCATCAGGCTGCGCAACAACGGCTACGGCGTCTGGCAGGCCTGAAGCCCACTCGCTTCGAGGTGCTCTGCTTCGGCGCCGACACTTCAGGCGTAGGTAATCCAGCCCTCGTAAGCCGGTGCGTCCAGATGCGGCAGCGTGTTGTACGTCACGAGCATGTGGCGCTTGGGCGTAAAGGCAAACTCCGTCACCGCGGTATTGCGGATGCGCAGATTCAACTCGATGGTGGTTTCCGGGCTCGTGCCAAGCACATGCCCCACCGCCGTGCTGATCGGCCCGCCGCTCGACACTACCAGCACCTTGGCGCCATGGTGGCGGTCGCGTACATGGTCGAGCGCCGTCGTCACGCCCGACAGAAAGTCGACATAGCTCGGCATGCCGGCAGGCCGGGTCTTGCCTTGCATCCAGGCCCCCAGGCCATTGCGCAAGAGGCGGAAATGATGCCGGTACATCTCGGGCGAATCAGGCTTCTCGAGCTTGCCTTCGTGAATGGTGGCGATGACCGCTTCACTGTCGTATTCATTGAGGCCGGGCCACGGGAGCACGTCGTCGCGCTTCAGCCCGAGCCCCTCGGCAATGCCCTCCCAGGTCTGCCAGTGGCGCTTCAAGGTGCCGGTGATCACGGCATCGAACAGCATGCCGCGCTCGCGCCAGTATTCACCGAGGCGCACCGACTGCTTGTGCCCGAGCTCGCTCAGGTTGTCGTAGTCGGCGGCGCCGAAACTGGCCTGGCCATGGCGCACGAGATAGAGGGTTCCCATGCACGCGATTCTGGCGACAAGCGCATCGCGCGCTTGTCCCACGTGCGACGAAGCGCGCGCGGCGGGGCCCGGGCCGCCGACCCGGGCGCGGCGCGCCGCGCCCCGTCAGCGGGTGGGCACGGGCAGCGTATCCGCGGGCTTCGGCACGAGGATCTCGGCCTTGAAACGTTCCTTCAGCAGGTTGTAGTACGCAACGTCTTCCGCGGCGGCCACGGACTGGCCGACCTGCGTGTTCTCCTGCTGCGCCTGCTCGGGTGCCGACGGCGTGCGCGGAACGACCTTGGTCACGCGAACCACGGCATAGCCTTGCGTGCCCAGATCGACACCCACCAGCGCGGGCAGCTTGGACGCGTCGGCGCGCAGTGCGGCATCAACGACCGCGATGGGCTGGTTCTGCGATTCGCGCCGTGAAACCGTCACCGGCGCAGCAAAGGTCGCGCCGTCGGCCTTGGCGGTCCAGGCAGCGAGCTTGGCTTCTCCCTCGGTCTTTGCCAGCACCGCGGCGCGCTCGGTGACGAGCTGCGCGCGGATCTTGTCCTTCACTTCAGCCAGCGGGACTGGATGCGCAGGCGTGTACTGCGTCACGCGGCCCGATGCGAGCTGGTTGGAACCGACTTCGATCGCCTCGGTGTTCTGCTTCCGGTCGAGTGAATCGGCCGCGAAGAGTGCGCTCAGGAAATTACGGCTCGCGAGCGCGCCGGTCGCACCCGGTGCGGGCGTGCGCGCAACGTTGGTCGCCGTCTGGATCGTGAGCTTCAGCTTTTCCGCCGCGGGCTTGAGGCTGTCCGGCTGCTGGTACACCGCGTCGGTGAAGGCTTCAGCGGCCTTGGCGAATTCCTGCGTCGCCTGCTGTGCACGGACTTCGTTCTCGATGGTGGCACGCACCTGTTCGAACGGCGGCACCACGGCCGGCTTGATGTCGGTCAGGCGAATGATGTGGTAGCCGAACTCGCTTTCGATCACGTCGCTGATGTCGCCCTTCTTGAGCGCAAACATCGCGTCGTCGAAAGGCTTGACCATCGCGCCCCGCGTCACGAAGTCGAGGTCTCCGCCCTTCTCCGCCGAGCCCGGGTCTTGCGAATTCTTGCGTGCCACGTCGGCGAAGGTGGCGGGCGCCTTCTTCACTTCGGCCAGCAACTGTTCTGCTTTGGCCTTGGCCTTTTCGCGATCGGCCGCCGACGCACTGGCCGGCGCGGTGATCAGGATGTGGCTCGCGCGCCGCTCTTCTTTCGTGCCGAAGCGCGCCTTGTTCTGCTCGTAGTACGTCTTGAGGTCGGCCTCGTTCACCGAGATGTTCTTCTTGGCTGCTTCGAGATCGAGCACCAGGTACTCGATGCTGGCCTGCTCGGGTGCCTGGAACTGGGCTGCGTGGTCCTTGTAGTAGGCCTCGATGTCGGCGTCGCTGATCGTCACCTTCGATGCGAAGCTCTCGGGACCGAAGCGTGCCACCTGGATTTCGCGCCGGTCATAGAACGCATTGATGGTGGCGGCAGCCAGCGCGGGCGGCGTGAATGCCGTGCCCGAAATACCCAGCAGCATCTGCTGCGTTGCCAGGTCGGCGCGCATCGACGCCTCGTACTGCTCCGGGGTGCGGCCGGTCACGCGCTGAAAGGTCTCGCGGTCGAACTTGCCGTCCGGCGTGCGGAACGACGCGAGGCCCGCGTCCTGCGCGAAGATCCGCGACAGCCGTTCTTCCGAAATCGTGACGTTCGACTTGGCCGCCGCTGCGGCCAGCACGCGATCGCGCACCATGCGCTCCAGCGTGGCGTAGCGCATCACCTCGGAATCGAGCAGTGTCGGATCGACGTTCGGCGATTGCTGGCGAATGCGGTCGACCTCGTTGCGGTGCTGCGCGTCCCACTCGGGCCGCGTGATGTCGTGGCCATCGACGCGTGCAACCTTTTCGTCCTTGCCGGAGCCCTGGTAGCGGTCCACGCCGAAGAGGACGAACGAAGGAATGATCAGCAAGAACAAGAAAATCATGACGATCTTGTTGTGCTTGCGGAAGAAATCAAACATGCTTGAACACTCTCTTGCGACGGATGTCGAACGGCAATAAAAAAGGCGAACCTGTGTTCGCCTTTGCATCGGTGGGTGGTGGGTGCTGAGGGGCTCGAACCCCCGACCTACGCCTTGTAAGGGCGCCGCTCTACCAACTGAGCTAAGCACCCCACCGGGAAACTCTCCGAGTCTACGTCTTAGTTCAGCGCGTCTTTCAGCGCCTTGCCCGGACGGAACTTCGGAATCTTGGCGGCCTTGATTTTAATCGCGTCGCCGGTCCGGGGATTGCGGCCGGTGCGAGCAGCCCGCTTGCCTACTGCGAAAGTGCCGAAACCGACCAGCGACACGGAGCCGCCTTTTTTGAGCGTGGTACGAATGGCGCCGATGGTGGATTCGAGCGCGCGCGTGGCGGCTGCCTTGGAAATATCGGCGTTT
The Variovorax paradoxus genome window above contains:
- a CDS encoding histidine phosphatase family protein; translation: MGTLYLVRHGQASFGAADYDNLSELGHKQSVRLGEYWRERGMLFDAVITGTLKRHWQTWEGIAEGLGLKRDDVLPWPGLNEYDSEAVIATIHEGKLEKPDSPEMYRHHFRLLRNGLGAWMQGKTRPAGMPSYVDFLSGVTTALDHVRDRHHGAKVLVVSSGGPISTAVGHVLGTSPETTIELNLRIRNTAVTEFAFTPKRHMLVTYNTLPHLDAPAYEGWITYA
- a CDS encoding SurA N-terminal domain-containing protein is translated as MFDFFRKHNKIVMIFLFLLIIPSFVLFGVDRYQGSGKDEKVARVDGHDITRPEWDAQHRNEVDRIRQQSPNVDPTLLDSEVMRYATLERMVRDRVLAAAAAKSNVTISEERLSRIFAQDAGLASFRTPDGKFDRETFQRVTGRTPEQYEASMRADLATQQMLLGISGTAFTPPALAAATINAFYDRREIQVARFGPESFASKVTISDADIEAYYKDHAAQFQAPEQASIEYLVLDLEAAKKNISVNEADLKTYYEQNKARFGTKEERRASHILITAPASASAADREKAKAKAEQLLAEVKKAPATFADVARKNSQDPGSAEKGGDLDFVTRGAMVKPFDDAMFALKKGDISDVIESEFGYHIIRLTDIKPAVVPPFEQVRATIENEVRAQQATQEFAKAAEAFTDAVYQQPDSLKPAAEKLKLTIQTATNVARTPAPGATGALASRNFLSALFAADSLDRKQNTEAIEVGSNQLASGRVTQYTPAHPVPLAEVKDKIRAQLVTERAAVLAKTEGEAKLAAWTAKADGATFAAPVTVSRRESQNQPIAVVDAALRADASKLPALVGVDLGTQGYAVVRVTKVVPRTPSAPEQAQQENTQVGQSVAAAEDVAYYNLLKERFKAEILVPKPADTLPVPTR
- a CDS encoding HU family DNA-binding protein, with amino-acid sequence MNKTELIEHIAKNADISKAAATRALESTIGAIRTTLKKGGSVSLVGFGTFAVGKRAARTGRNPRTGDAIKIKAAKIPKFRPGKALKDALN